A single Calidifontibacter indicus DNA region contains:
- a CDS encoding polysaccharide lyase family protein, producing the protein MANTAETGMPWRVTDRALVLTPEVGSVRLAWRAFGPMVAYEVHGVPGRREGWRPNGSTRISVATTTGFVHRGLGAYDATWSYRVLAVTSDGEHLMTPVAVTTTTTSVTVTGRPIAVVGAFDGSGLDLAISSSGFVHYRTTFPSDVDFRYGFDSPERRWSYVQPGPEDAWAGRRSHRFRLRFDLDELPDGDVDLALWLVDRHPTRAGSASIAVNCLPLETLLFDETIGETHQSLVVPGSGAGPAYFEMPVPRDLLRLGENTVDIAKDHGSWIAYDAIGVFGRG; encoded by the coding sequence ATGGCCAACACGGCGGAGACCGGCATGCCCTGGCGGGTCACCGATCGTGCGCTCGTGCTGACCCCCGAGGTCGGATCGGTGCGATTGGCCTGGCGCGCCTTCGGGCCCATGGTCGCGTACGAGGTGCACGGGGTGCCCGGACGGCGCGAGGGCTGGCGACCGAACGGGTCGACGCGCATCTCGGTGGCGACGACCACCGGGTTCGTGCACCGTGGGTTGGGTGCCTACGACGCCACCTGGTCGTACCGCGTGCTCGCGGTGACCAGCGACGGCGAGCACCTGATGACCCCGGTCGCCGTCACCACGACGACGACCTCCGTGACCGTGACCGGCCGGCCGATCGCGGTCGTCGGTGCATTCGACGGCAGCGGCCTCGACCTGGCGATCAGCAGTTCCGGCTTCGTGCACTACCGCACGACCTTCCCGAGCGACGTCGACTTCCGCTACGGCTTCGACAGCCCCGAGCGCCGGTGGAGCTACGTGCAGCCTGGCCCCGAGGACGCGTGGGCCGGACGGCGCAGCCACCGCTTCCGGCTGCGCTTCGACCTCGACGAACTTCCCGACGGCGACGTCGACCTCGCGCTCTGGCTGGTCGACCGGCACCCCACCCGCGCCGGATCCGCGAGCATCGCGGTCAACTGCCTGCCGCTGGAGACCCTGCTGTTCGACGAGACGATCGGGGAGACGCACCAGTCGCTGGTCGTGCCGGGCAGCGGCGCCGGCCCCGCCTACTTCGAGATGCCGGTGCCGCGCGACCTGCTGCGACTGGGTGAGAACACGGTCGACATCGCCAAGGACCACGGGAGCTGGATCGCCTACGACGCGATCGGGGTCTTCGGGCGCGGGTGA
- the tmk gene encoding dTMP kinase, whose amino-acid sequence MSTAAGYIVFEGGDGAGKTTQIEALAQWLRAQGRTVLLTREPGGTDLGRQIRELVLHGDHVDPRAEALLFAADRAHHIATLVRPALERAEIVLQDRYLDSSIAYQGQGRDLVPDEIRGLSMWATRELLPELTVVLDVDPVLGRARRGDVHDRLEREADDFHARVREQFLAMAQTAPERYLVLDASLPRDELAAAIRARVAPLIGASA is encoded by the coding sequence ATGTCGACCGCCGCCGGGTACATCGTGTTCGAGGGCGGCGACGGCGCCGGCAAGACCACCCAGATCGAGGCGCTCGCGCAGTGGTTGCGCGCGCAGGGGCGCACCGTGCTGCTCACCCGCGAGCCGGGCGGCACCGACCTCGGCCGACAGATCCGGGAGCTGGTGCTGCACGGCGACCATGTCGACCCGCGCGCCGAGGCCTTGTTGTTTGCGGCCGACCGCGCCCACCACATCGCCACGCTGGTGCGTCCGGCGCTCGAGCGCGCCGAGATCGTGCTGCAAGACCGCTACCTCGACTCCTCGATCGCCTACCAGGGGCAGGGACGCGACCTGGTGCCCGACGAGATCCGTGGCCTGTCGATGTGGGCCACCCGGGAGTTGCTGCCCGAGCTCACCGTCGTGCTCGACGTCGACCCGGTGCTCGGTCGCGCCCGCCGTGGCGACGTGCACGACCGGTTGGAACGCGAGGCCGACGACTTCCACGCCCGGGTGCGGGAGCAGTTCCTCGCGATGGCGCAGACCGCACCCGAGCGCTACCTCGTGCTCGATGCCTCCCTCCCGCGCGACGAGCTCGCCGCGGCGATCCGCGCGCGAGTGGCGCCGTTGATCGGGGCATCGGCATGA
- a CDS encoding DNA polymerase III subunit delta' yields the protein MSVETAAGVWADVVGQPEVVATLDRAVREPAAMTHAWLFTGPPGSGRSTAARAFAAALQCPQHGCGTCRECRTVLDGSHADLTVLTTQGLSIQVKDARELARVAQHSPSVGPWQVILVEDADRLTERAADALLKALEEPVPRTVWLLCAPSLEDVIITIRSRSRHVRLRTPSVDAVADLLERRDGVPRSQGLLAAHAAQSHVGLAKRLAKDEAARGRRADTLRLAGSIHSLGDAMRAAEQLDGLAKQESSASASERDAAERERLLEQLGADPAARTQPPHVRSQLAALEKEQKTRATRIGRDVIDRSLVDLMSIYRDALVQQTGSPVELINQDHREQVDRLTSRPAESLLGAMDAIGTARERIAANVPPLLALEAMMIALRTERD from the coding sequence ATGAGCGTCGAGACCGCCGCGGGCGTGTGGGCCGACGTCGTCGGGCAGCCCGAGGTCGTCGCCACCCTCGATCGGGCGGTGCGCGAACCGGCCGCGATGACCCACGCGTGGCTGTTCACCGGCCCGCCCGGTTCCGGACGCTCGACGGCGGCGCGGGCGTTCGCGGCGGCGCTGCAGTGCCCGCAGCACGGCTGTGGCACCTGCCGCGAATGCCGCACCGTGCTCGACGGATCGCACGCCGACCTCACCGTGCTCACCACCCAGGGGCTGTCGATCCAGGTGAAGGACGCCCGCGAACTCGCGCGCGTGGCGCAGCACTCGCCGTCCGTCGGGCCGTGGCAGGTGATCCTCGTCGAGGACGCCGACCGGCTCACCGAACGCGCCGCCGACGCGCTGCTGAAGGCGCTCGAGGAGCCGGTGCCGCGCACCGTGTGGCTGCTGTGCGCGCCGAGCCTCGAAGACGTCATCATCACCATTCGCAGCCGCAGCCGGCACGTGCGGTTGCGCACGCCGTCCGTCGACGCGGTGGCCGACCTGCTCGAGCGGCGCGACGGCGTGCCGCGCAGCCAGGGGCTGCTCGCCGCCCACGCCGCGCAGTCGCACGTCGGGTTGGCCAAGCGGTTGGCCAAGGACGAAGCGGCCCGGGGGCGCCGCGCCGACACGCTGCGCCTGGCCGGTTCGATCCACTCCCTCGGCGACGCGATGCGTGCCGCCGAGCAACTCGACGGGCTCGCCAAGCAGGAGTCGTCGGCGTCGGCGTCCGAACGCGATGCGGCCGAGCGGGAACGACTGCTGGAGCAGTTGGGTGCCGACCCGGCCGCCCGCACCCAGCCGCCGCACGTGCGCTCGCAGCTGGCGGCGCTGGAGAAGGAACAGAAGACCCGCGCGACCCGGATCGGCCGCGACGTCATCGACCGTTCGCTCGTCGACCTGATGTCGATCTACCGCGACGCCCTGGTGCAACAGACCGGCAGCCCGGTCGAACTCATCAACCAGGACCACCGCGAGCAGGTCGACCGGCTCACCAGCCGTCCGGCGGAGTCGTTGCTCGGCGCGATGGACGCCATCGGCACCGCCCGCGAACGGATCGCGGCCAACGTGCCGCCGCTGCTGGCGTTGGAAGCGATGATGATCGCGCTGCGCACCGAGCGAGACTGA
- a CDS encoding alpha/beta hydrolase, whose translation MSRSSRRALRPVAAALTASALVLSGCSGGSGNGSSSSSSEVGSQPSGGSSSASGSASASGTAASTAGLQKFYDQKLTWSNCDGVQCAKLTVPIDYANPSGQTIQLAISKVPAKGKAKGSLVVNPGGPGASGYDYGAAADMIVTPTIRESYDVIGFDPRGVGRSAPITCVSDAEMDTMLGVDPTPDDKAEETSVQAEVGKFAQACKDKAGPLLAHVSTVEVAKDVDILRAALGRDKLDYLGFSYGTFIGSTYADLFPKNVGRLVLDGVVPPDVTSEEMNLGQATGFEQATRSYVEDCIAKGNCYLGSTVDAAMKRISDFLKQLDANPLPISGQGPVTKFTEGWATLGLALGFYSRDSWPGLTEALKSAMAGDPNQLMAMANQYAARQPNGAYADNSMQSFYAVSCLDRKASSNLADYEKSAVEFAKQAPTWGRMLAWGSLTCGEWKVPATGKEQPVKAQDAGPILVIGNTRDPATPLAFAQRLAKELAHGRLLTYDADGHTAYGKSECVNSAVDAYLLNGTLPPEGQMC comes from the coding sequence ATGAGCCGCTCCTCCCGCCGTGCCCTGCGCCCCGTTGCCGCCGCGCTGACCGCGTCCGCGCTCGTGTTGTCCGGATGCAGCGGCGGTTCCGGCAACGGCTCGTCGAGTTCGTCCTCCGAGGTGGGGTCGCAGCCCTCCGGTGGGTCGTCCAGCGCGAGCGGCAGTGCGAGCGCCAGTGGCACGGCGGCGAGCACCGCGGGGCTGCAGAAGTTCTACGACCAGAAGCTGACCTGGTCGAACTGCGACGGCGTGCAGTGCGCCAAGCTCACCGTGCCGATCGACTACGCGAACCCGTCCGGGCAGACGATCCAGTTGGCGATCTCGAAGGTGCCCGCCAAGGGCAAGGCGAAGGGCAGCCTGGTGGTCAACCCGGGCGGGCCCGGCGCCAGCGGCTACGACTACGGCGCGGCCGCCGACATGATCGTCACCCCGACCATCCGTGAGTCCTACGACGTCATCGGGTTCGACCCGCGCGGTGTCGGCCGGTCGGCCCCGATCACCTGCGTCTCCGACGCCGAGATGGACACCATGCTCGGGGTCGACCCGACCCCTGACGACAAGGCCGAGGAAACCTCGGTGCAGGCCGAAGTGGGCAAGTTCGCGCAGGCCTGCAAGGACAAGGCCGGCCCGTTGCTGGCCCATGTGTCGACCGTCGAGGTGGCGAAGGACGTCGACATCCTGCGGGCCGCGCTCGGCCGCGACAAGCTCGACTACCTCGGCTTCTCCTACGGCACCTTCATCGGATCGACGTACGCCGACCTGTTCCCCAAGAACGTCGGCCGGCTCGTGCTCGACGGCGTGGTGCCGCCCGACGTCACCTCCGAGGAGATGAACCTCGGCCAGGCGACCGGTTTCGAACAGGCCACCCGCAGCTACGTCGAGGACTGCATCGCCAAGGGCAACTGCTACCTCGGCAGCACGGTCGACGCCGCGATGAAGCGGATCAGCGACTTCCTCAAGCAACTCGACGCCAACCCGCTGCCGATCTCCGGGCAGGGACCGGTCACGAAGTTCACCGAGGGGTGGGCGACCCTCGGCCTCGCGCTCGGGTTCTACTCGCGTGACAGTTGGCCGGGCCTCACCGAGGCGTTGAAGTCGGCGATGGCCGGCGACCCGAACCAGCTGATGGCGATGGCCAACCAGTACGCCGCCCGGCAACCGAACGGCGCCTACGCCGACAACTCGATGCAGTCGTTCTACGCGGTGTCGTGCCTCGACCGGAAGGCCAGCAGCAACCTCGCCGACTACGAGAAGTCGGCGGTGGAGTTCGCCAAGCAGGCGCCGACCTGGGGTCGGATGCTGGCCTGGGGTTCGCTGACCTGCGGCGAGTGGAAGGTGCCTGCCACCGGCAAGGAGCAGCCGGTGAAGGCGCAGGACGCCGGGCCGATCCTGGTCATCGGCAACACCCGTGACCCCGCCACCCCACTGGCGTTCGCGCAGCGGCTGGCCAAGGAACTCGCGCACGGTCGCCTGCTCACCTACGACGCCGACGGCCACACCGCGTACGGCAAGAGCGAGTGCGTCAACTCCGCCGTCGACGCCTACCTGCTGAACGGCACGCTGCCGCCCGAGGGTCAGATGTGCTGA
- a CDS encoding HAD family hydrolase — translation MSLRPVALFDFDGTLADTIPLIVQSFHHTLATSGLPAVDDVEARSWIGRPLQPVLEDRYPGRGAELTATYREWNLANHDELIESVPGMPELLNALTDGGIRLGVVSSKKAETVRQGLRVVGLADQIDVLAGMDETPRHKPDPQPLLYAAQRLGVAPSDCVYIGDADVDVLAARAAGMYAIAVTWGAGTAEVLRGSEPDALVDSVDELRDLLLR, via the coding sequence GTGAGTTTGCGACCGGTCGCCCTGTTCGATTTCGACGGCACGCTGGCGGACACCATCCCGCTCATCGTGCAGTCCTTCCACCACACCCTCGCGACCTCCGGGCTGCCCGCGGTCGACGACGTCGAGGCCCGGTCGTGGATCGGCCGGCCGTTGCAGCCGGTGCTCGAGGACCGTTACCCCGGACGCGGCGCCGAGCTCACCGCCACCTACCGCGAGTGGAACCTCGCCAACCACGACGAACTCATCGAGTCGGTGCCGGGCATGCCGGAGCTGCTGAACGCACTGACAGACGGTGGCATCCGGCTCGGCGTGGTGTCGTCGAAGAAGGCCGAGACCGTGCGGCAGGGGTTGCGGGTGGTCGGCCTGGCCGACCAGATCGACGTGCTCGCCGGCATGGACGAGACGCCGAGGCACAAGCCCGACCCGCAGCCGCTTCTGTACGCCGCCCAGCGCCTGGGCGTCGCGCCGTCCGATTGCGTCTACATCGGCGACGCGGACGTCGACGTGCTCGCCGCCCGCGCCGCCGGCATGTACGCGATCGCGGTCACCTGGGGAGCCGGCACGGCCGAGGTGCTGCGGGGCAGCGAACCCGACGCGCTGGTCGATTCCGTCGACGAACTGCGCGATCTGCTCCTGCGCTGA
- a CDS encoding alpha/beta fold hydrolase: protein MHTFERDGLVFDVTDSGPHETSGSDPEVVVLLHGFPQDRTAWKEVSDRLNAAGYRTLAPDQRGYSPGASPTAVSAYSMRALVADVAALINASGAQQVHLVGHDWGGAVAWAVATFLPERVATLTVLSTPHPTAMQWAMRHGGQWKNSWYMGAFQLPWLPERVLAGRLQERLFTPSGLPAEQARPYVERFATPESLRGPINWYRALAKSMLGIGSRKPGGTGATSSSSSSGGGMSQPVQVPTTYVWGRKDVALGEAAAKKTAEYVAGPYRFVELEVGHWLPERRPDEVADAILERIRG from the coding sequence ATGCACACCTTCGAACGCGACGGACTCGTCTTCGACGTCACCGACAGCGGCCCGCACGAAACCTCAGGATCCGATCCGGAGGTGGTGGTCCTGCTGCACGGCTTCCCCCAGGATCGCACTGCTTGGAAAGAAGTGTCGGACCGTCTCAACGCGGCCGGCTACCGCACCCTGGCTCCCGACCAGCGTGGCTACTCCCCCGGTGCCAGCCCGACGGCCGTGTCGGCGTACTCGATGCGCGCCCTGGTGGCCGACGTCGCCGCGCTGATCAACGCCAGCGGGGCGCAGCAGGTGCACCTGGTCGGCCACGACTGGGGCGGCGCGGTCGCCTGGGCCGTCGCGACCTTCCTGCCCGAGCGGGTGGCGACGCTCACCGTGCTGTCGACCCCGCACCCGACCGCGATGCAGTGGGCGATGCGGCACGGCGGTCAGTGGAAGAACAGTTGGTACATGGGTGCGTTCCAGTTGCCGTGGCTGCCCGAGCGCGTGCTCGCCGGACGGCTGCAGGAGCGGCTGTTCACCCCGAGCGGGTTGCCGGCCGAGCAGGCCCGCCCGTACGTCGAGCGGTTCGCGACACCGGAGTCGTTGCGCGGGCCGATCAACTGGTACCGCGCGTTGGCGAAGTCGATGCTCGGCATCGGGTCGCGCAAGCCGGGCGGCACGGGTGCCACTAGTTCGTCGAGCTCGTCGGGCGGCGGGATGTCCCAGCCCGTTCAGGTGCCGACCACCTACGTCTGGGGTCGCAAGGACGTCGCCCTCGGTGAGGCCGCCGCGAAGAAGACGGCCGAATACGTTGCAGGGCCCTACCGGTTCGTCGAACTCGAGGTCGGGCACTGGCTGCCCGAGCGCCGTCCGGACGAAGTGGCCGACGCGATCCTGGAACGCATCCGCGGCTGA
- a CDS encoding MFS transporter has product MNSAALAYPIGGRRAWAVWGAALLVYVLAVFHRSSLGVAGVLAAERFHITSAQLATFTMVQLLVYAVMQVPVGAMLDRFGSRALLGAGLLLMTLAQFGFAFAHSFGAGVVARVFVGMGDAMVFVSVLRLVALWFPPTKSGMVTQATGWAGQVGAIVAAGPLASALSNFGWETSFLIAAGSGVVIAAIMFAVVKDTPFLDNSRTEMRMSAVGRALQAAWKTTATQLGLWCHFTAQFSSTVFAMIWGFPYLTVGLGFSSGQASALLSLMVVTGILVSPFIGGFAARFPYSRSSLVLGVVISIVTTWTVVLVWPGRPPTALVVLVCVLVSAGGPGSMVGFDLARTFNPPDRIGSATGIVNVGGFTASLCTVVLIGLVIDHVSPGGPSSWNLDSFRAAWCVQYLVWGIGLFQIFRLRRKVRAEIDADPDVDDALRRRFSQRVRGQ; this is encoded by the coding sequence GTGAACAGCGCGGCGCTCGCGTACCCCATTGGTGGTCGACGGGCCTGGGCGGTGTGGGGCGCGGCCCTGCTCGTCTACGTACTCGCGGTGTTCCACCGGTCTTCGCTCGGCGTCGCCGGTGTGCTCGCGGCCGAGCGATTCCACATCACCTCCGCCCAGCTGGCGACCTTCACGATGGTGCAGTTGCTCGTCTACGCGGTGATGCAGGTGCCGGTCGGCGCGATGCTCGACAGGTTCGGGTCGCGCGCGCTGCTGGGCGCCGGACTGCTGCTCATGACGCTCGCCCAGTTCGGGTTCGCCTTCGCGCACTCGTTCGGCGCCGGTGTGGTCGCGCGCGTGTTCGTCGGGATGGGCGACGCGATGGTGTTCGTGTCGGTGCTGCGCCTGGTGGCGCTGTGGTTCCCGCCGACGAAGTCGGGCATGGTCACCCAGGCCACCGGTTGGGCGGGCCAGGTCGGCGCGATCGTCGCGGCCGGTCCGCTGGCGAGCGCGCTGAGCAACTTCGGCTGGGAGACGTCGTTCCTCATCGCCGCCGGCTCCGGCGTGGTGATCGCGGCGATCATGTTCGCGGTCGTCAAGGACACCCCGTTCCTCGACAACTCCCGCACCGAGATGCGGATGAGCGCCGTCGGCCGCGCGCTGCAGGCTGCGTGGAAGACCACCGCCACCCAGCTCGGGCTGTGGTGCCACTTCACCGCGCAGTTCAGCTCGACCGTGTTCGCGATGATCTGGGGCTTCCCCTACCTCACCGTCGGCCTCGGCTTCAGCTCCGGCCAAGCCAGCGCCCTGCTGAGCCTCATGGTGGTGACCGGCATCCTGGTGTCGCCGTTCATCGGCGGCTTCGCCGCGCGCTTCCCCTACTCACGCTCGTCGCTGGTGCTCGGGGTCGTGATCAGCATCGTGACCACCTGGACGGTGGTGCTGGTCTGGCCCGGTCGCCCGCCGACCGCGCTGGTGGTGCTGGTGTGTGTATTGGTGTCCGCGGGCGGTCCGGGGTCGATGGTCGGGTTCGACCTGGCCCGCACCTTCAACCCGCCCGACCGCATCGGGTCGGCCACCGGCATCGTCAACGTCGGCGGGTTCACCGCGTCGCTGTGCACCGTGGTGCTCATCGGTCTGGTGATCGACCACGTCTCGCCGGGCGGACCCTCTAGCTGGAACCTCGACAGTTTCCGCGCCGCGTGGTGCGTGCAGTACCTCGTCTGGGGCATCGGTCTCTTCCAGATCTTCCGGCTGCGCCGCAAGGTGCGCGCCGAGATCGACGCCGACCCCGACGTCGACGACGCGCTGCGGCGGCGCTTCTCCCAGCGCGTCCGAGGCCAGTGA
- the dacB gene encoding D-alanyl-D-alanine carboxypeptidase/D-alanyl-D-alanine endopeptidase — translation MRSLLAPSGKGESMLKRVLAGSTVVVLAVAGYGALDVYDKVPGILTLADAKPEPVPLPSQTTPAPSVAAPTPPSVPAVAGTVSAAMPTAAQVSAAVKAPLAAKGFLKDTAVVIRDGATGTVLFDQGGTRALTPASTTKLLAAWAVATTMDLDQPFTTRVVGTGDQLVLVAGGDTLLAPGKGDPDQIVGHAGVADLADQVAATLRRQGRSTVTLGLDTTSYAPGPDAVPGWEPGFLAQGFTARIAQLGLSTQRSNPPEPAAADPNKSVQAELVKQLKARGITATAGPNAAAPSGATELGAVRSAPLIDVLGQAMRDSDNAMIESLTRAAAFKAGVPGDNTSVNNWVVSVLKKDGFDVTGVKLADVCGLAAGTTIPAKLLSDIVVAGTTGKSRPFAEVLARESVAGWNGTLHDRYYLDTNKSAAGEVRAKTGSLPDVSSLAGTVVTDGGRLLVFSIITNGPMSAGAWPVRVAIDNTVAALAALPAT, via the coding sequence GTGCGTTCGTTGCTCGCGCCGTCCGGAAAGGGGGAGTCGATGCTCAAACGCGTGCTTGCCGGCAGCACCGTCGTCGTGCTCGCCGTCGCCGGTTACGGCGCACTGGACGTCTACGACAAGGTGCCCGGCATCCTCACCTTGGCCGACGCCAAGCCGGAGCCGGTGCCGCTGCCGTCGCAGACCACACCGGCTCCGTCGGTGGCCGCGCCGACCCCGCCGTCCGTGCCCGCCGTCGCCGGCACGGTCAGCGCGGCGATGCCGACCGCCGCCCAGGTGTCTGCGGCGGTGAAGGCACCGCTCGCGGCGAAGGGCTTCCTCAAGGACACCGCCGTGGTGATCCGCGACGGCGCCACCGGCACCGTGTTGTTCGACCAGGGCGGCACCCGCGCGCTGACCCCGGCCTCGACCACCAAGCTGCTGGCGGCCTGGGCCGTTGCCACCACGATGGACCTCGACCAGCCGTTCACCACCCGGGTCGTCGGCACCGGCGACCAGCTCGTGCTCGTCGCGGGCGGCGACACCCTGCTGGCACCGGGCAAGGGTGACCCCGACCAGATCGTCGGCCACGCCGGTGTCGCCGATCTGGCCGACCAGGTCGCCGCGACGCTGCGCCGACAGGGCCGCAGCACGGTCACCCTCGGTCTCGACACCACCTCGTACGCGCCCGGTCCCGACGCCGTGCCGGGCTGGGAGCCGGGGTTCCTGGCGCAGGGATTCACCGCCCGCATCGCACAACTCGGGCTGTCGACGCAGCGCTCCAACCCGCCCGAGCCGGCTGCCGCCGACCCGAACAAGTCGGTGCAGGCCGAACTCGTCAAGCAACTCAAGGCACGCGGCATCACCGCCACGGCCGGCCCGAACGCCGCCGCACCGTCCGGCGCCACCGAGCTGGGCGCGGTGCGCTCCGCACCGTTGATCGACGTGCTCGGCCAGGCGATGCGCGACAGCGACAACGCGATGATCGAGTCGCTCACCCGCGCGGCCGCGTTCAAAGCCGGCGTGCCGGGCGACAACACGTCGGTGAACAACTGGGTCGTCTCGGTGTTGAAGAAGGACGGGTTCGACGTCACCGGGGTGAAGCTGGCCGACGTGTGCGGGCTCGCCGCCGGCACCACGATTCCGGCGAAGCTGCTCAGCGACATCGTCGTCGCCGGCACCACCGGCAAGAGCCGGCCCTTCGCCGAGGTGCTCGCCCGCGAATCGGTCGCCGGGTGGAACGGCACGCTGCACGACCGCTACTACCTCGACACCAACAAGTCCGCGGCGGGCGAGGTGCGCGCCAAGACCGGCAGCCTGCCCGACGTGAGTTCGCTGGCCGGCACCGTCGTCACCGACGGCGGACGGCTGCTGGTGTTCTCGATCATCACCAACGGGCCGATGAGCGCCGGCGCTTGGCCGGTGCGTGTCGCGATCGACAACACGGTCGCGGCGCTCGCTGCGCTGCCGGCAACGTAG
- a CDS encoding zinc-dependent metalloprotease gives MSYVDWNTARSIGRRVAGDGPQVSVGEAHAITEDLRIAAQRAHEPVASTARLDTTGKPDSPVHVVDRSTWIDVNVSSFAALTDPVMDKLLSTRALGQAGRAVTSRISGAQAGGLLGFVSSKVLGQYDLAPDNQPSLLLVAPNIVAAERELGVDSHDFRLWVCLHEETHRVQFTAVPWLREHVIEQSRAMLVDLVPDSEAMPDRLKEIAARLPAAIKEGGTGLADIFATPEQRERLADMTAVMSLLEGHADVVMDDVGPQVVPSVEQIRAKFDRRRQGRGQLDRLLRRLLGLEAKMRQYRDGAVFCRAVQDQVGVDGFNQIWTSPETLPKAREITEPQLWLQRVHG, from the coding sequence ATGTCGTACGTCGATTGGAACACCGCCCGCAGCATCGGACGCCGGGTCGCCGGTGACGGCCCGCAGGTCAGCGTCGGCGAGGCCCACGCGATCACCGAAGACCTGCGCATCGCCGCCCAGCGGGCCCACGAACCGGTCGCCTCGACCGCGCGGCTCGACACCACGGGCAAGCCCGACTCGCCGGTGCACGTGGTCGACCGCTCCACCTGGATCGACGTCAACGTCTCCTCCTTCGCGGCGCTCACCGACCCGGTGATGGACAAGCTGCTCAGCACGCGGGCGCTCGGACAGGCCGGCCGGGCGGTCACCTCCCGCATCTCGGGTGCGCAGGCGGGCGGGCTGCTCGGGTTCGTGTCGTCGAAGGTGCTCGGACAGTACGACCTCGCGCCCGACAACCAGCCGAGCTTGCTGCTCGTCGCGCCGAATATCGTTGCGGCCGAACGCGAACTCGGGGTCGACAGCCACGACTTCCGGCTCTGGGTGTGCCTGCACGAGGAGACCCACCGGGTGCAGTTCACCGCCGTGCCGTGGCTGCGCGAACACGTCATCGAGCAGTCGCGCGCGATGCTCGTCGACCTCGTGCCCGACAGCGAGGCCATGCCAGACCGGCTCAAGGAGATCGCCGCCCGGTTGCCGGCCGCGATCAAGGAGGGCGGCACGGGGCTCGCCGACATCTTCGCCACTCCCGAGCAGCGCGAACGGCTCGCCGACATGACCGCGGTGATGTCGCTGCTGGAAGGGCACGCCGACGTCGTCATGGACGACGTGGGTCCGCAGGTCGTGCCGAGCGTCGAGCAGATCCGCGCCAAGTTCGACCGCCGCCGACAGGGCCGCGGACAACTCGACCGGCTGCTGCGCCGACTGCTCGGCCTGGAGGCCAAGATGCGGCAGTACCGCGACGGCGCGGTCTTCTGCCGCGCGGTGCAGGACCAGGTCGGCGTCGATGGGTTCAACCAGATCTGGACGTCGCCCGAGACCCTGCCGAAGGCACGCGAGATCACCGAGCCGCAACTGTGGCTGCAGCGTGTCCATGGCTGA
- the tilS gene encoding tRNA lysidine(34) synthetase TilS — translation MPGPDPAVAAVRLGVRRALAPHRARRVVVACSGGADSTALAAAVAFEAPKLDVDPVVVIVDHGLQDDSAQVAAQVADRLRRLGLDTRIERVAVGADGGVEAAAREARYARLREVAARIGAAAILLGHTRDDQAETVLLGLVRGSGTRSLAGMAPVAGDLVRPLLEVTRAQTRAACAAEGHEFWDDPHNDDPRFLRVRVRRALAHLETDLGPGLIVGLARTADLARQDADHLDAEAEAARTRLGSAPWPVDTLVDLPVAVRTRWWRRALTDAGATLADLSSTHVRWLEALLTDWIGQGPVDVPGGLRVVRADGLVHLRRSRRVE, via the coding sequence GTGCCCGGGCCTGACCCGGCGGTCGCCGCCGTCCGGCTCGGGGTGCGGCGCGCGTTGGCACCGCATCGTGCCCGGCGGGTCGTCGTCGCGTGCTCGGGCGGTGCCGACTCCACCGCGCTCGCCGCTGCAGTGGCCTTCGAGGCGCCCAAACTCGACGTCGACCCGGTCGTCGTGATCGTCGACCACGGCCTGCAGGACGACTCGGCGCAGGTGGCCGCCCAGGTGGCCGATCGCCTGCGCCGGCTCGGGCTCGACACCCGGATCGAGCGGGTCGCCGTCGGCGCCGACGGGGGAGTCGAGGCCGCCGCGCGCGAGGCCCGCTACGCCCGGCTGCGTGAGGTCGCCGCCCGGATCGGTGCCGCCGCGATCCTGCTCGGACACACCCGTGACGATCAGGCCGAGACGGTGTTGCTCGGGTTGGTGCGGGGTTCGGGCACCCGGTCGCTGGCCGGCATGGCACCGGTCGCCGGCGACCTGGTGCGCCCGTTGCTCGAGGTCACCCGCGCGCAGACACGCGCCGCCTGCGCGGCCGAGGGGCACGAGTTCTGGGACGACCCGCACAACGACGACCCCCGCTTCCTGCGGGTGCGCGTGCGCCGCGCGCTGGCCCATCTCGAGACCGACCTCGGCCCCGGCCTGATCGTCGGCCTCGCCCGCACCGCCGACCTGGCTCGACAGGACGCCGACCACCTCGACGCCGAAGCCGAGGCCGCGCGCACCCGGCTGGGCAGTGCGCCGTGGCCGGTCGACACGCTCGTCGACCTGCCGGTCGCCGTCCGCACGCGGTGGTGGCGTCGGGCGCTCACCGACGCCGGGGCAACGCTGGCCGATCTGTCCTCGACCCACGTCCGCTGGTTGGAAGCTCTGCTCACCGACTGGATCGGGCAGGGGCCGGTCGATGTGCCGGGAGGCCTGCGGGTCGTGCGCGCCGACGGCCTCGTCCACCTACGTCGGTCGCGTCGGGTTGAATAG